The following is a genomic window from Halichoerus grypus chromosome 13, mHalGry1.hap1.1, whole genome shotgun sequence.
AACGGGAGCTCACGGGGTTAGGATATTCTCTGCTAGATGTCTGAAAAATAAACACCACTTTGCACCTTCCACATAATCTCGGAGTGCTTTACAAATTAGTAACTGCCTCCCTGGGAAGTAAGACAAATGGGTACGAGATTCATTTCATACCGGTGGCCCTTCTCCACTCTCATGATTAGGTCATGTCAAGGGCTAGATGCTTGGGGCTCTTTTCCCTACGAGCCCCTTTCCTTAATAGGGGTTTGAGGGTCTCTCGGTCTTCCAAGGCAGGAAAAAGCCAGGCAGACGAAGTCAACGGCCCatgttcctcatttttaaaaaagcggACTATTGTTTCCCTCACAGCCTCCACATAGGGCTGAGCAGAAAAGCCACTACCGTCTCAAGGACATAATCCCACCCGTTCTCTATCAGACGCTCTCTCAGGATAGCACCCCAGGCCCCAACAACACGAACTCTACTTTACCAGGGGAGGACATCCTCCAGACGCTTACGCGAACAAGGCGGAAGACTTAAAGGCACTTCGTCGTGCAAACCTCTCCTTGGTGGGATCTGTAGACCTTTACCAAACAGAGCAATGACAACATGTAACACATACttgataaaattgtatttttttttttttttacagtcattTGTACAATTTGTTACAAAACCATAGAAGACTACAACTTGTTTGAAATCATTTTTGGTCGGCAAATATGTAAAATCTGTGTGCAATTATCATGTATTTACAGGGCCTCATGTTAGTCATTTTCAATGATTATTCCAACAATGTCACACTCTCAACATAAGACATGGCTTAAGATAAatatattagtaaataaatattctGAGAACATATTTCCATAAATGAAATGTGCTGCTATACACATACAGAATATACATAAGTTGTTTTCTAgcctttaaaacatttaaaaaaatggtaatgtTGGAGAAGGAGCCCTTAGACCATTTTATTACAAAATCTTTACAGCAAAGTCTttacaaaatatcttttaagtgctatgggagaaattaaaaaaaaaaaaaacatttcaaaatagtGTCTTGTTAGACCAACACAATAGTTtatataaagaatagaaaaaggcaggtctgtttaaaaaataatactctgattagtaattattttttagacctcattttaaaagcattagtCCTGCATGAGCTTTGAGTAGAAACTAGCAGCACATAAGGGGGGGTCTGAGTGGTGGGACAGCAGATCGGGCTTTATAAAATGGCTTGGGTTTCAAGAGAGGTGGGAGAGATTGAGAGTCAGAGCCAGCATAAAGAGGTACCTTGTTGATCAGAACTCCCAAACCCCCATTTTTTAACTGGTTCCAGTACTCTTCAGTTTACATGGCTATCCCATACCCAGGGCTGGGCCATGGGACCGGGCCTAACAGTCACACTCcggcttggggggtggggtggggtggtgattCTCAATGGAAAATGTGATGCTCCCAGTTTCCAAGGCTATAAGACCCCAACAGACCACTGAGAGGCCCCCGACAAAGGTACTGGTCCTCATTACCAGAGTCTTACAGcttcaaagaagacatttctTTTGACTTGAACGGCGAGGCAAGAATATAGCTGGTTACTATATTCTGGTGACCTCCCTGTCTGGTGGGCCAACAGAAATTTAAGACAATGGCTGATATTTaaagttttaacattttcatttttctgcttctactgCCCTGTAAACtacaaaaatgtgtttcttttgcCATCTGTAATTATTGCTCTTTCAAATGAAAATTggacacatttattttaataagccCCGTGGAAGCCACATTATCTACTCATCTATTTATTGCTTAAGGCCGTTGAGGAGTAGTTTCCCAGACCAGGCTAAAGAAAGCCACTTTGGGGGTATGGTTTCAGGCAAAGGAGAGAGAATACGCACTCAAAggcattaaaaacaaagcaaaacaaaaaaaaaaaacacaaaaccacaaacaacaaaaatctcaacAATGAGAAGCTGCTTTTTTTGCAGTTTATGTTAGaagccacccccgccccccgcaccccTTCCCTAAAACCACGTAATGCAAGCTGTTGTCCTCAGCAGCTGCTACTCCTGGCCCGAGAAATAAAGGCGGCCCGGATCACATGTCGACAGCTTAGACGCTTCTCACACCCTCGCCAACAGGTGTGCTGGGCATAGACCCGGGGGGAGCAGCCCCCAGGGACGGTACCTCAGAGGCTGGAGGACAAATCTCACCGCACTGAGTTCCTAAATGGCAAATGGCTCGATCGTTTCATGCTGGAATTTCTTTCAAAGCCTGGCTAGAAGTAGGTATATTTCCTCATCATAGactgggttaaaaagaaaaaaaaaaaaaaaagcaaaaaggattGGGATACAGTGCGATTCTCAGTCAAAAATATTCTCGTGTGGACCCTGGCCTGACTGGAGAGGGGTCATCACTGTCTTTGATGGCAACCCTGGGCGGTCTCTATTTCCCCACTatacggggcgggggggagggggcaaggtgGTGAGGTTCCTGTTCTGCAAATGAGCATTTCAGATGACAATAAATGAGTAAGATGAGTAAAAGTGACCAGAGGAGTTAGTCAACACAAGGGCTAatgggtttattttcttcttaaaaaaacaaaaacaaaaacaaaactttcttaaGAACAAGAAGTACATTGGACAAAAAGGATGACAATCCCTGATCTGAAATAGCTTTAAATAGATTCTCCCTTTTACAAtggaaacatctttttaaaaaatggtttgggTTTTAaaactctccctccctcttggaAACAAGAACAGCAAAAGGctggaaaaatatacaaaagccTACCCTTTGGGGCTAAACTATCTGAtagtctctttctctgtctcatggAGAATCAATACGTAATAGTGCATTAGGTAGAAAGGATAGTAGACGTTTGCAGGCGAGATGAGCAACTTCAGCCATGAGGCAGAGGGCTGAATAACCCTGAAGCGGTGCTTCCAGAGGGAAATGGGATGGGAAATGTATCATTCAGACGGAGCTCGGTGCTGACCCTGTGGGGTCCCCAGGAAGGCAGCCCAAGGACACCGGCTGCGCCCACACGGACCCATGGGCACAGGTGCGCTCTAGcgccctctgtcccttctctgggTTATGAGAGCACTTTCCACCCCCCAGACACTAAGGCCGCAAAACTACATTCCTCCTGGGTGTCTGTCCCCACACACCCCTTCAAACCATTTCTGCAGCCAGTGGTAGGAAGCCCGACTTCAGGATTGTGAACTCTGTCCTTTTACCCAAGACGATGACCCGAAGGGACAGACTGAGGAACACTGGGCTGAATCGTCCCTGTCACCCTGGGGCTTGCGTAGCGATGGCTTGTCCCAGCTCCTCAGAGCTGCAGACCTTCCGCCCTATCCCTAGCTGTTCCCGTCAGCTGCCCACACGTGTGGGCTGGAGAGGTACGGCTTCTGAGAAGACCCGAAACTTTGTACGTTGGGATTTgccacaagaaagaaagaggcagcaTTGCATTGTTCCTCAGAGTTTGTACCCATATCAACTAGCTTTACTTCAAGTTTCTGGTTCATTTTCTAAGGCAGGTGTAGCCCTGAGCTTTTCAAAGGCCTGAGCTCCCTCCAGGGAGACAACAGTATCTACACATGATGTGGTTCAATTAATGCagcagtgatttcttttttttttttttttcagcaaaagtTGGCGGCTAgggttctttaaaatatatatttaaataactttttacatttacatataatatcttaaaaaacaaagcacagaacTCAATCCCACACACCTCAGAACCCCAAGCACACACACTTTACAAAACAGAATATACCATGTTATCAAAAGAGGCAAAAGACTCAGAGAATTTCGTCTGTTGGTTTGTtaatggaggggtgggggcagtctGCCATAGGTGGCTCACATTTTGGGTTGAGAAGGAGGGCTCGCTTTATTACCACTTTTGTGTGTTTTgtcaaagctaaaaaaaaaaaaatctttttttttttttttctgaaggaagTCAGAGCTTGGAGTCTCCATACAGTCCCCATTTCCACGGAAGATTCCTTCTGAGCTCAGGCTCCCGTGCCGCCGTCTGCTGGGGGAGATCTCTGtcctagagagagagacaaatcatcAAGGGGACAGAACTGGCACAACACACAGGGTCCAGGCAGGGGACTTGGGTGCCCATCCCCAGTGTTACAGGCTCTCAGGGAGTGACAGCTCACACCACCAGACGGACCGTGTACAGGGCAAAGGGCTGAAGCAAAGCTCCTTTGCTGAGAGATCCTCCTGCTGTGCTGGGGGCACGAGTGCCTCCCAGCCAGGCAGCCTCCCTCATCTGGAGGCACAGAGACTTCTGGAAGCCCTTAGGTAGCAGGAAAACACAACATCTGAAGATGAGCATCAGGTGCTGCTGTAGACACtgggaagaacagagaagaagATCCCTTCCCAGAGCCCGCAGACCTCCGAACCAAGCAGCCTCAGACTGCCGTAgcctgggaagggaagagaggctgTGATAGTGACCtggggcagggctgcagggcgGGATTTCAGCGGAGAGCTGGAGAAGCGGCAGAGAAGTCTGGAAGCTGGGAAGAACTTGGCTTGTTGGGGGAACAGGGCAGAGCCACAGAAGGCTCAAGTGGCAGGGAGGTGAGTGAAGCAGGAGGTGGTCCGAGGGGAAGGCAGGGGCCGATTATACAGAATGGGGTGAcgggtttgtatttttaaaatttagaggtGGTGGCAAGTCACTGAAGGGTTTTCCAGTGTAAAGACATGTATTTCAGAAACGCCCCTCGTGGCTCCTGCGCAGACCAGACGGCCACTGCCTTGGCCGCGGAGAGAGGACACGGGCCTGCCTGAGGAGACAGCAGGTGGGGATGCAGGGGAGATAACTTAGGGATATACTCTGGAAGTGGAATGTGTCAAAGGTGCTGGAGTGTTTATTACTGACACAAAATGTTTGGAAACTTTATAGCAACTTGATGAGGTCTGCTGAATGGAATGAAAATTCTGGACTTGGATTCTGCACGTCCTTTTGCTAAAGGATTCGATTTTCTGGACGAGGGGCAAAAAACAAGCCCACGTGGTCCTCAGAGGCAGGATGAGAAGCCCAGGAGACTGGAGTACGGAGGGCGCGGCGGGCTCCGGGAGAGTGCCGGGTTTGAGCCCGAGCACCCGGGTGGGGAGcctggaggaaggtgggggggacGGCACGCAGAAGGAGGAATCTGAGAGCGCTGCAGTGGAACGCAGAGCAGGGCCGGGGTGGGGACTAATGCTTTGGAAGTCATCAGGTGCAGATGGCATTTTTAAAGTCAGGGGCACAGAGGAAGTCACTGAGAAAACCACCTGCAGAAAGAGGAGGACCCCGACTCTGGCCTACTGTGCTCTCCGGCTCTCACCTGCAGCCTCAGTGGCGGGGGCGCTGGACTCCTGAGTGTCCTGGGGGGCACCGGGAAAGCTGGCCCCGGCGGCCTCTGCACCCTCCGGAGGGCAGCCGGGCGGGAGCGGAGCCCTGGCCTGGCAGCAAAGAACCGGCTCTTCTTCCTGGCTCGCTCCTAGGCCTCGGTGGGGCCGCAGGGCATCCGGGCCCAGTGTCCCACCCCAGGGCCCGAGGCCATGGGTCCCTTGGCAGTCCGAGGGCAGGCCCAAGTCACAGTCCACATCCTCCGGAATGATGGGGATGCGCCGGCTCAGGTCCCGGGACCCCGGGGGGCAGCCGGGCGGGGGCTCCTGGGCGAGCGTGTACTGCACGCTCACCGAGCAGTCCTCGGCGTAGCAGCCACTGCCCCCTCCGCTGGCACGGGCCACCTGCTTCTCTTCATAGAAGCAGCAGGGCAGGCCCTCGCGCTTCACCCCTTCTGTCCTGGGCAAACGGTCTGGGTGAAGGCCGTGCAGGCCCTGGGCGCTCCCCGGCTGCGCCTCCCCGCCCGTGGGGCCCAGGAACAACGTGCTGCCCCCCGCCACTGCGACGCTGGGCTCCAGTGTGGAGGGCTGGGGCTCGCAGCAGCAGGCACACGACAGCCCCTCGCGGGCCCCCTTCCAGGTCCTCCTGAGGTCTGGGGCAGCCCCGGGAGAAGCCTCGAGCCCCACTTCTGAGGTAGAGCTAGCGGGCCCCCTGTGCTCCAGGGAGGAGCTGCTGCTGTAGTTCATGTCCAGGCTGCAGGTGGACAGCTGGTCCCCCGAGGGCGAGGCAGGCGCGGGCCAGGGCTCTCCCCGCCCAGCACCTTGACTGTGGGCCGCCGGGAGCTCCTCGGGCGGCCCCCGGGCTGAGCCGCCCGCGCCCCCCACCTCGCTGGCGCGACAGGGGCTCCGGCTGCGGTAGATGAAGGGGTCGTAGTCGCTGCTGAGGGAGCTGCGGAAGGTGGAGCAGCTCCCGTACACGCCCTGGTTGCTGACCTCGGTGCAGTCCAGCACGGAGtcgctggaggagcagtggcacTGGCCGGAGCTGCTGCTGCTGTCGCTGCCCGGGCAGTCGGCCAGGTAGCCGCTGCACGCCGAGCGGTGGCCGTGGTAGCAGCTGAAGCTCGACGTGCTGCCGCTCTCCAGGCGGGACGGCGGGGCCACGTGCACCACGGTGGGGAAGAGCAGGCCGCCCCCGCCGccaccgcccccgccgccgcccccgccacCGCTCGGGGGAAAGGCACGGGCCGGGCCCCTGGGAGCGAGGCTGGCCGGGGCCTGGCCCTCCGGCTCCGGGTAGCTGAGGCCCCGGAAGTAGTAGTGCTGGTACATGGTCTCGTACTGGGAGAAGCAAGCTGCCTTGGAGAAGCTGCGGCCGCTGAACTTGGGCCTGCGgaaggggtgggctggggagtAGGCCCGGTGCTCCAGGCCGCAGCGGTGAGGGGCCAGGGCGGGGTCCAGGTGGAGGGGCGGGTAGCCGCGGATGTAGCTGGGGGTCTGCGGGGAATAGAGGCCCTGCTCCCCGTGCCGGTCCACGGTCAGCAGAGTGACGGGGTTCCCGTGGGAGTCCATGCTCGTGCGGGTAGGGTAGGCCGGGATGGCGTTGGTCCTGTGCACGCGGCCGGGGTAGTGCACCGGCAAGATCACCCTCTGCTGCCGGCTGCGCGCGAGGCTGCTGGTCTCCACGCACACGGCGCTCGGGTTTCCCTTTTGCTCTGGGGAGAGGCGGGGGGACAAAGTGAGCGGGGCTGAGGACACTAGTGCTGCGGGCCGGAGGGGTAACCGAGGGCAGAGAGCGAAGCGGCGGGCTCGGTCACGGCCCACGGGCCCCGTCTCAGGACTCGGGCCCTTGCTAGGCCGTCACCAGACCTGGCCACCCCGCAGAGGCTGAGCCACCCCTCCGGCTGCAGGGCGGCCACACCTGTAAGGGCCCATGTCCCGCCTCCCCTGGGCTCGGCCTGACAGAGACGCCAAGGGAGTCTGCAGACAGCAACAAGGACACCAAGATGAAAGGCACTTTCCCTCCCGGGAAAACAGCTCTCTGGAGTGCGGCCTGCAGCCCGGCCCCCTCATCCGGTAGGACCGGGATGCCGGAGCAACACCACAGCCCCCCCCGCCACCTGGCGCTCGTCTCTTGGGGCGCGGGAACGACCCCGCGGTGCTGGGCCCCGGAGCGTCATCACGCTCGTTCCTGCCGAAGCGATTATGGGCCTCAGGCCTGCAGAGGCCGGCTGCCTTGCTCACGGTCAGGACGCCGGTTCTTGGGAAAGCCAGAATGTGAGCTCGGGGCGACTCTTCAGGCCAGGCTCTCCTGAGGGTTTGGAGGCCTGGTGAACTCCAAAACCCAgggccccccacacccccaggtCCGGAGGGCAACGCTCGCTCACCAGTCTGTAGCATGTCCCACACACCCGCTAGGCACTCGGCAGGGACAGCGACTCTGCCGCAACAACGGAGGCAGGTGACAATTACCTATGATGTTGTGGCGACAGTGGGGGCAGGTGTGGTGCTGCAGCAGCCACGGGTCCACGCACTTCCTGTGAAAGCGGTGAGTACAGGGGATAACCCGCAGCTCCTGGGAAGGGAGAGACGACACACAGCCTGAAGGCGGGGCCCAGGCGGAGAGcagtcctgcctccagccccGTACGCGCTTCTTCCTGAGGAGCCCAGCATGGCCCGAGAAACCCTGTTCATCATGCCAGTACCAGCGGCTTCCTCCTCACCCGCCTCCCGGTCTCTAGCTACAGGTGGACACAATTCCCTGAGTCAGCACCCACGTGTGGCTTCTAGGGAGAAGCCCCAACCACAGTCCTCGGCATCCAGGAAGGAAGCACACAGAAGCTGGCTCCTTTCTTGTTGCCAGAGGAAGGCATTCACATTCATGCCACACACAAGGGAAGACCAAAGCCGAGAGCTTCCGCAGCCCCGGGCGTGCGCAGACGAGGCTAGGTACCCCCCAAGGCCTTATGTATCTCTGGGATGGTGGCTCCCTCCAGGCCTTCCAACTGGGGATGAGTAGAAAGGAAGATGCCCGGGACTTGGAAAAAAAAGCTCTCCCGTCCTCTCCTTTGCTTGATCGTGAATACTCACCTGAGGGAACATGGTTTATAACACAGCAGCCTATGTAGAGAGGAGGTGATGGAGTTTTCTGAGGCACAACCACCTCTGGAGTTCCTGAGCCAAAGCACCCTCCCCCCCCGACCAAGTGTGCTAGCGTTACTCTGTTTTTCCATTCTCTGACCAGCTCAATACAGTAATGCTCAGACTAATACCTAACGTTGTTCCTGACCGTGGGAGAGTTCTACCTGTATTTTCTTGTGTAACCTTCGTGATCACCTGAAGCGCATGTCAGTCTTGGGCCCATGTCCCAAGCGTAGGCACAGAGaatgaagtcacttgcccaagatcacaaagctagaACCTGCCTGGGCCAGGACTGGAATACAGGCAGTCTGCACCTAAAGACCATTCAAGACTCTCTTAATTTAAAGGCCTCTGCAAAAACTCATTTTCACCCCATAGTCTATATGGGAGTGGAACGCTTTCATTAAAGGGGCATCGAATGCCTGCAACTGATTCTTGAGTGGTttgctccccactccccaaaagtgtgtgtatgtacgCCTCTGTCTGTGAGGAGACTGCGCAAATGCGGCGCGATGTTAGCAAAGGGTGATGTGCGGGCAAATGACACGTCATTCACTGTATGACTGCTGCAGCTTTCCTGAAGGTCTGACATTTTCAGGATAAAAAGCTAGA
Proteins encoded in this region:
- the ZNRF3 gene encoding E3 ubiquitin-protein ligase ZNRF3 isoform X2 yields the protein MMHPLGLCNNNDEEDLYEYGWVGVVKLEQPELDPKPCLTVLGKAKRAVQRGATAVIFDVSENPEAIDQLNQGSEDPLKRPVVYVKGADAIKLMNIVNKQKVARARIQHRPPRQPTEYFDMGIFLAFFVVVSLVCLILLVKIKLKQRRSQNSMNRLAIQALQKMETRKFNSKSKGRREGSCGALDTLSSSSTSDCAICLEKYIDGEELRVIPCTHRFHRKCVDPWLLQHHTCPHCRHNIIEQKGNPSAVCVETSSLARSRQQRVILPVHYPGRVHRTNAIPAYPTRTSMDSHGNPVTLLTVDRHGEQGLYSPQTPSYIRGYPPLHLDPALAPHRCGLEHRAYSPAHPFRRPKFSGRSFSKAACFSQYETMYQHYYFRGLSYPEPEGQAPASLAPRGPARAFPPSGGGGGGGGGGGGGGLLFPTVVHVAPPSRLESGSTSSFSCYHGHRSACSGYLADCPGSDSSSSSGQCHCSSSDSVLDCTEVSNQGVYGSCSTFRSSLSSDYDPFIYRSRSPCRASEVGGAGGSARGPPEELPAAHSQGAGRGEPWPAPASPSGDQLSTCSLDMNYSSSSSLEHRGPASSTSEVGLEASPGAAPDLRRTWKGAREGLSCACCCEPQPSTLEPSVAVAGGSTLFLGPTGGEAQPGSAQGLHGLHPDRLPRTEGVKREGLPCCFYEEKQVARASGGGSGCYAEDCSVSVQYTLAQEPPPGCPPGSRDLSRRIPIIPEDVDCDLGLPSDCQGTHGLGPWGGTLGPDALRPHRGLGASQEEEPVLCCQARAPLPPGCPPEGAEAAGASFPGAPQDTQESSAPATEAAGQRSPPADGGTGA
- the ZNRF3 gene encoding E3 ubiquitin-protein ligase ZNRF3 isoform X1, which codes for MRPRSGGRPGAPGRRRRRLRRRPRGPRGRRLPPPPPLPLLLGLLLAAAGPGAARAKETAFVEVVLFESSPSGDYTTYTTGLTGRFSRAGATLSAEGEIVQMHPLGLCNNNDEEDLYEYGWVGVVKLEQPELDPKPCLTVLGKAKRAVQRGATAVIFDVSENPEAIDQLNQGSEDPLKRPVVYVKGADAIKLMNIVNKQKVARARIQHRPPRQPTEYFDMGIFLAFFVVVSLVCLILLVKIKLKQRRSQNSMNRLAIQALQKMETRKFNSKSKGRREGSCGALDTLSSSSTSDCAICLEKYIDGEELRVIPCTHRFHRKCVDPWLLQHHTCPHCRHNIIEQKGNPSAVCVETSSLARSRQQRVILPVHYPGRVHRTNAIPAYPTRTSMDSHGNPVTLLTVDRHGEQGLYSPQTPSYIRGYPPLHLDPALAPHRCGLEHRAYSPAHPFRRPKFSGRSFSKAACFSQYETMYQHYYFRGLSYPEPEGQAPASLAPRGPARAFPPSGGGGGGGGGGGGGGLLFPTVVHVAPPSRLESGSTSSFSCYHGHRSACSGYLADCPGSDSSSSSGQCHCSSSDSVLDCTEVSNQGVYGSCSTFRSSLSSDYDPFIYRSRSPCRASEVGGAGGSARGPPEELPAAHSQGAGRGEPWPAPASPSGDQLSTCSLDMNYSSSSSLEHRGPASSTSEVGLEASPGAAPDLRRTWKGAREGLSCACCCEPQPSTLEPSVAVAGGSTLFLGPTGGEAQPGSAQGLHGLHPDRLPRTEGVKREGLPCCFYEEKQVARASGGGSGCYAEDCSVSVQYTLAQEPPPGCPPGSRDLSRRIPIIPEDVDCDLGLPSDCQGTHGLGPWGGTLGPDALRPHRGLGASQEEEPVLCCQARAPLPPGCPPEGAEAAGASFPGAPQDTQESSAPATEAAGQRSPPADGGTGA